The following proteins are encoded in a genomic region of Lujinxingia vulgaris:
- a CDS encoding carboxypeptidase-like regulatory domain-containing protein encodes MKKTFSRPLRAFGGLLTGLAIAACGPGGPDEPQPPEDEPTVRYGECQSDAECPSDRRCEQELCVVPVTETTLRYGLTILPSSASRIAPQTIAPQAWPVGGAMVDVEALITIDLSIEGLSPDRSATLVAIPENTVSEAQSQVSVREGRATLTLARGDYAILLVPDSSELPRYDLGTLAAREDGERTLEVPATSELREIRGTLVRQSGLPLDLLDLPVGGARVIGIDPDSRQTTSSALSNALGEFTLRVPDDGRSYDLHVSPAQTDDLIPVAIFEDAIGPETTGGRFHLGSWLIELLQLEVQLQGPPDAEPEDWSAYSLMARAPLGIGELQRPLPVDGEGRARASLLTGTYTLEVRPPAESALEATSTEVNLLDGLSATLELDARPSLSGRVVTNEGDPIASARLRLEHLQRSDFSRSIATLEDGSWAARIPAGDYRATIVPPANLGQPRQVETFSASDQSPTLLWRLEAPAIVRGQLVHPQHDTGAITVQLTHPDLGDVLAEGRTDSAGRYQLIVPAPALEALR; translated from the coding sequence GTGAAGAAGACTTTTTCTCGACCCTTGCGGGCGTTCGGGGGCCTGCTCACCGGCCTGGCCATCGCCGCCTGCGGCCCCGGGGGGCCCGATGAGCCTCAACCTCCGGAGGATGAACCCACGGTGCGTTATGGCGAATGCCAGAGCGATGCGGAATGCCCCTCGGACCGGCGGTGCGAGCAGGAGCTCTGCGTGGTCCCGGTTACAGAGACCACGCTGCGCTACGGTCTGACGATCCTCCCATCGAGCGCGTCGCGCATCGCGCCGCAGACGATCGCACCTCAGGCCTGGCCGGTGGGTGGCGCGATGGTCGACGTCGAAGCGCTTATCACCATCGATCTGAGCATCGAGGGTTTGTCGCCCGATCGCAGCGCCACACTGGTCGCCATCCCCGAGAACACCGTTTCCGAGGCGCAGAGCCAGGTCAGCGTGCGCGAGGGTCGCGCCACGCTCACGCTTGCCCGAGGCGACTACGCGATCCTTCTGGTGCCCGATAGCAGCGAACTTCCGCGTTACGACCTGGGTACGCTGGCGGCGCGGGAAGATGGCGAGCGAACCCTTGAGGTGCCTGCCACTTCCGAGCTCCGAGAGATCCGCGGGACCCTGGTCCGTCAATCCGGGCTTCCGCTCGACCTCCTCGATCTTCCCGTGGGCGGCGCGCGCGTTATCGGCATCGATCCCGACTCTCGCCAGACAACCTCCTCGGCGCTCAGCAATGCTCTTGGCGAGTTTACGCTGCGGGTGCCTGACGACGGCCGCAGCTATGACCTCCATGTCAGCCCCGCCCAGACCGACGATCTTATCCCGGTTGCGATCTTTGAAGACGCGATCGGACCCGAGACCACCGGGGGGCGCTTTCACCTGGGCAGCTGGCTCATCGAGCTGCTGCAGCTCGAGGTCCAGCTGCAAGGTCCACCGGACGCCGAGCCCGAAGATTGGTCCGCCTATTCGCTTATGGCCCGCGCGCCGCTGGGGATTGGCGAGCTTCAGCGTCCTCTCCCCGTCGACGGGGAAGGTCGTGCGCGCGCAAGCCTGCTCACCGGAACCTACACCCTGGAGGTGCGTCCCCCGGCGGAGAGCGCGCTGGAAGCCACCAGCACCGAGGTCAACCTCCTCGATGGCCTGAGCGCAACGCTTGAGCTCGATGCTCGCCCTTCCCTCTCCGGGCGCGTGGTCACCAATGAGGGTGACCCGATCGCATCAGCGCGCCTTCGTCTGGAGCACCTCCAGAGGTCGGATTTCTCCCGCAGCATCGCAACGCTTGAGGATGGCAGCTGGGCCGCGCGGATTCCCGCCGGCGACTATCGCGCCACGATCGTGCCGCCGGCAAACCTTGGCCAGCCGCGTCAGGTCGAGACCTTCAGTGCCAGCGACCAATCCCCGACCTTGCTCTGGCGTCTGGAGGCTCCCGCCATCGTGCGTGGGCAACTCGTGCACCCGCAGCACGACACCGGCGCAATCACCGTGCAGCTCACCCACCCCGATCTTGGCGACGTTCTTGCCGAAGGACGCACCGACTCCGCCGGGCGCTACCAGCTCATTGTGCCGGCGCCGGCGCTCGAAGCGCTGCGTTAA